The segment GCAGCTGTTCGCCCCGCTGCCCAGGCCATCATTGACTGGAACGACCCCGCGGTGCCTTGCTACTGCTGTCTGGTTGCCTATGATAACCCATGGCCAGCACGCAAACACCACTCCACCACTCCAGCCTCGTGTCATGACTACATTGTTAGTATTACCACCACGGCATTCAACGTCACCGCCGTGTCACTCCATCTCGACATCGCCGGCATCGCCAGATACTTGACCCAGCGTCAAACAGGCGCCACTCCAACCGAGACGACGCCCATCTAGTGTCCTCATTCCATGCCTCCCTCGCTGGCTTCAAACCACCATTAACTTCACCAGACGACCCCTCCGGTCGTCCATCCTGAACCCGAGCCAACCACCATGGAAACATTCAGAAACCTTTTCGCAAAACCCGATCCCCAAGCACAGGTCAGTCTCTCCATCCCCCGACCTAATCCggttcaaaaaaaaaaacactagAGACCGTTGTCCATAAGTGCTAACCCGTGCACCCTAGTTCCGCAAATGCAACGCCCTCATCCGCTCCAATATCCGCAAACTAGACCGGGACATCACCGCCAACAAGCAAAATGAAATTAAAATCAAGAACCTCATTATCCAGGCCGACAAGCGCGCCCAGAAAGACCCTGCCCGCGCGAAGCAAGCCCAAAAGGAAGTCCGCGACTTTGCCCACGAGCTCGTTCGCCAGCGCCGCGCCTCCGCCCGCACAATCACCTCAAAGGCCCAGCTCAACTCGGTCCAGATGCAAGTAAACGAGGCGTTTGCCGTGCGCAAGATTGAGGGCTCCATCCGCTCCAGCGTCGGCATCATGAAGGACCTGAACAGGCTGATACGCCTGCCCGAGATGGCACAGACCATGCAACAGCTGAGCACAGAGCTGATGAAGGCCGGTATCATTGAGGAGATGGTTGAGGATATATTGCCCGAGGATGGAGAAATGCTCatggaggacgagggcgaggttgACAAGGTGCTGGGCGAGATTTTGAAGGACAGGAAGGAGCCGAGTTTGCCGGTTGCGCCAGTGCCAGAGCCGCAGACACAGGAggtagaggaggaggaggaggaggatgcagaggccatgatggatcAGATGCGGAATCGGTTGGATGCGCTGAGGAGTTAGGCGTGCGGACAGAGAGGAGAGCGTTTGGGGTGGTTTTGCGGTAATATTGGCAAGGGCGTTTCTGGCGCAGGATATACACGGTTTTTGTTGGCAAGCATAGTAACTCTTGCATAGAGATTATTGCCCGGAGTTTACAACATGTTTCGTCTGTTGCTTTCTTTGTGATGTGGTCTGGGGGATGAGAGGCTTGTGACGAAGGCAAACGTGCCAGGCGTCTCGGTATTGGATAACTACAtgggtacctacctaggtaggtactcgTCAGCAAGATATGCTCAATGTATCTTCATATTGTAGCCAAAATGGGTTATATTTGCCCTCCATGTAGGCTCCAACCTAGCTCCGTGACCTCGGCATTCTGCCTCATACCACCACTCCCATAGTCCACCACAGGTGACAACACATACACCCAAGGGCGCACGCCAGTTGATCACCAGGTCAATATCTTCCTTCGACTGTGTCACAAACGGCGCCGTGCGGTAAGATGGCGCGCGAGGTCTACCATCTCTGTATTATCGCGCCCCTCCCTTGTGCCCGAGAAAGCAGCATGGTAACAATACTTTGTCCCGAGGGCTCAAATTGTCCATGTCTGTTTACCGCCGCTCTTTGCAGAGTAGAAAACGGTCACTAAGTAGGTAGTTGGTCGATAACGATATGCATGTCCCGTCCTTGCCTACCCTGCAGGCTATTCAACCCAGGTGGTGTTTCCCCCAAACACTGCTGTTTGTTGATACGTTCAAGAATGGCCTATATTTATTTGGGACAATATGCAGAGTCCCCAGGCTGTGTGGTATACACTGCGAGGCTCTTTCTGCAGAGTTGTTTGTTGTCGGATACGCGCAACGCTCGACGGAAGTCGGCTGGGTTTGCAACACAGAACTCGATGGAACATGATTTGTATTTCTGCTGGGGAACTAGTTGCCGGCGCCACAAGTTCAGCAGGTAGACCTTGGCCGTCACTACTGCCAGACTCGAGGTCTGAGGTGAATGATTGATGGTATTTGTCAAGCATGCATGGCTCGCCCGACACCAACAGACCAACACACACGGCGCAGCAAACATGCAAATCGGACATAACGCGTCAAAGCGGCtctttgtactccgtacagagtacaccAAGTCGACCGATGCGGTGCACGGACAGCTTCGATTTCCAGTGACAAAAAAAATCTTTTACAAACCTGCTCGAAATTTCGATTCTGCTACGGAGTTAGATATTACGTGGATGTATCTGGCGTAATATGGCACGCGGGTTACACTACGCGGACAACGATATCGAGTCCAATCAAAACTGTGCCATTTCTCGCTCGATAGGATAGAGTCCAATTTTGGCATTCGCAATAACTACTACTTGCAGAATCCTCATCGGTTGGGTATCACAATCACAGCAAGCTGTCTCGGAAGTTGATATTAGCGGGCACTGACGATACGAGTTTTGAAGAACCAACAACGGCGGAAGAGCCAACCGTCGAAGCGGATAGGATGCAGCACGGAGTAAAAGCTGCCGCCCACGAGTCTCGTCACATCTCCGAATCCCTCCTGTTCAACATGATCGCCACCAACAGACAGCAGAGAAGACTGCGTATGATGAAACAAAATACAGATGCTCAAGGGGGAACAAACAGCCCAAGCTCATTTCACGGCTCTAGATTCGAAAGCcagagaaaagaagaagaattacggagtatattaaaaagaaaagaggacCATGGCTTGCCTCAGTTAGCGGCCAGTGTTACCAGATATCCAATAAACCCAAACGAGTTAGAGTCACGGACCAGGAGGCTCCCAAGTGGAGGTGTTTGCGAAGAGTTTCGGGCCTCACGAGGTGACAGGCGGGTGTTTCTCAGCCATTCAGCCACGCCGGGTTTGTTCCCCGGAATATGGGATACGGCGTACTGTCCGGGGAGAGGTCCTCCGTAATCTGGGGAGATTACTCCGTGTTGCGGGCGACGCTAACAACATGGGCTGATTGGCGTGTATGTAGTTGGCGGATTCTCGCCATCTTGCAAAGTGACATGTTGGTCAGCGATTGGATGGACGGGTTAGCTGAGAAACCCTGGAGAAGCTCGCACCCATGACACTGCGCATTCTCGATGCTTTCAGGTTGCTCAGAAAAACAGAGGGAGGCAGGCGGCATCGTGTTTAATTCAGGGACGAGCCACCCCCGgccccttccccttcccctgAATACCGTCTAACGAGCAGATCCCTTggctcttcgtcgtcgtggcGAGCCAAAGGGTAACAGTGGAGAATACAAAGTAGACAGGGGCACGATGGCGGACAGGGTGCTTTCTTTCCCGTGCTCCCCGGAGGCAGGCATATaacatacttaagtatgtacatatgtacgtcCCGAGAATTTGGAGAATAGAACACCGGATGCTGGCTGGTCAGCCAAACGAGACAACAAGGGGCTGAGCCAAGTTCTcgggacggcggcgggaaGGGACATACTAGTACTAGGTTACGTAGGgttcgtacggagtataggGTATGGAAAAAGTGAGGTCGGGCGGGTTGCTATGCCGGACAACAAagcagaaaaagaagaaaaagaaaaccaaTATTGTACTCCGAATCGGCTTTTTTCCCCCCTggcaccggcggcggcggatacGATCCCATCTAGGACGGAACATGACCATGCCGCATTTCACAGACATGACTTTTCTCGGGCCTCGAAGAAACTCTCCTCAGGCCCCAATCGTCATGTTGATGGCAGCCGGTGtgatggcggatggcggatggcgaTGGGTAGCAATGTAAGTGTGCGCTGGCACCATGGCCACATCAACAGTCGTAGTCAAACTACTATCAGAAAGATGCGGACCGGAAGTGTGTATCCAAACTAAATGATGGACATCGGCTGCCGTGCTGTTGCAGAAGCCACATGCAAGCAATCATCCGGCTCGTAGTACCTTTGGGCCCGTCTATCGGTGTGCCTGAGAGATGCGTGTGAACGCTCACCGGCTCTTTCGTGGGATACCGATGAACCGGCATACATGGTACAATCTATGCCTGGGAGATGTTTGATTCGATTGTATCGAGTATCGTCTGAAGTGTCAGGGTTCAGTGGCCCGCCCATCATATGCCGAACAGCAGCCACGTTCCTAGGTCCTctgcacatacatacacacatacgTAGATGGTACCCACGGATGAGCAATTTTGTCCCTCAAGCATTTGTACAGACTCCATACTCTCATGGCCGAGGCCACACACGTCGACAGCACTTACTCCGCCCGTACAGACCAAAAGGCGGTGCTGCTCAGCGATTGTTGTAACCTGTAACCTGTAACCTGTAACCTGTAACCTGTAACCTGTAACCTGTAACCACATTTCGTCAGTCAAGGGATGACCAGTATGAGTCATATTACCTACCATATCCAGTGGATGCCATGTATAACACGGATGTCAAACCAAATGGCTCAACAAACCAGGCTCAGTCAGCATCGTCGACATTCGCAGATGACATACTCCATACATAACTTGGACTTCAAGAAAGGGACTCTGACTCTGACGATGGACCCCCGTCAGACATGCCTCATTTTACTTTTGGTTTTATTCTTTTGCCAAAGACGGTACGGTATACGGAGCACTCGGTCCAATACACACAACAGTTCTGGCCCAATCCTTTCATGGATCCGTTATGCGGGCGTAAGCCTCGCATTCGTAGTACTCCATAGTAGTAATGCATGCTCGCTTGCAGGGTACCAGGTCTTGGCCAGACAGGCGGTCAGTCTGCATTGCAAGCGAGCACTGGAGGGGGGGGGAAAAAACCCAGGTGCCCGCGAATCCGACCCAATCTGCCACTTGTTTCCATCCAACCGATACGCCGCGACAAGCAACCAATCCCACGGCTCTGTTTCATATAGTGACCGTGCCGTGCGTTCGATGTGACAACTTGTCTTCAAATGACCCAAGCCGGCAGAAAGAGAtggtagtactccgtatatttGTAGGAAGGGGAAGACGCACGTTGCCTGCTCCTCCACTGCGTATATACAACAGAGTATGTATGTTTGGGCAAAGGGGTGAAGAGCGGCTTTATTTCTGACGTTGGACGACTCCGTAATGCTGACTCCCTTCAGCGGACCCTCCGGCCGAGGACTTCTTTAAAAATGGAGATAGGGATACGATGGAGTCTGGGGTAAGAACAGGACTGACCACTGCTCCGGGCGTTATTATGCGTTGCAACGCTATTCTGACCAACCTCAGCTTGGCGAGCTCTTTGTGTAGATCCTGTATTACGCCCAGGACGGCATTAGCCTGCTAGAGACTATTTCCACGGTCAGCAATCCGAAAGTTCTGCCCGCTACGAGCCACGGCACGAGGGAGGAAATGACTGTGTATCCCGCGTGGCGACGACCGAGATTCCGGTCTGTCAGCCCTGCAGCGCCAAAGAAGCTACACGCATGCGACCTAGATATGAGGTGCAGGCGTCTCTTTGTCGCATTCTGTCCGTCACACAAACAAAAACCGTGTCCCTGTCGGGCCTGCGGTACCAGGTTGTTGTCAGGGCATCAATGACTCTGAAGACGgtaagtaggtacctaggtaagtatgCAGCATGGAGGACTCCGTATGTACGATACGATGCCCActcgccaccaccgcccCATCTGCAGCAACAGCTCTTTCCCGTGGAAAAAGAATGTTCCAAGGCTGGCATCAAAGGAGGCTCTTCATAAGTATACGCCCCACCATTTGAAAATTCACCCAAAAGGCGGTGCAGGCACCGCAAAACAATGCGGCCCTATCTGTGAGGTGTGAGTGCGTTTCAAGATCTGACTCATTCATCACGCATTCAGAATCGAAACCCAAcggcatacggagtacttacTGTGTTGTATGTACGGAACAGGCACAGCGCCTCATAGAAGCAAAGCCCGCTCCGAGCAAGCGAATCGGCTTGCCGGTCGGCACTTGGATTCTCATCTATGGCTGCTTTCTGGCTCCACGACTATAGTAGGGCTGAATAGGTAGACACGGTacacggtactccgtacgccaCTGTTGACTGCCTAGTATGTATTGTCAGCGCCCGATTGCCCATTCACTTCCACAACTCTTCCAGGAAAGCTTCTTAGCCGTCGGTACGACGTCTAACAATCAGCCTCAGAATGCCCAGCCCAGATTAGCTAGGCGGCCGGAGAAGCTTGCCACGCTGTTGTCTGGTGTGGATGGGACTGATGGGCCACCTGGTCAATGAAGAATAATGGGTTATGAATAGGCCCGGCTGTGCTCAGCCTCCATTCATGCTCCTCGAATAGGCGCTGTGGCTGGTGTGCCCGAACTTTGAATCAATGGCTGACCCGTTGACGGTTTCCAGACAATCCTTGGTTAGGGTTGCCCTCCGGAGTCGAATGGCAGCATCTCGTGGCTAATTCCTCCTTGCCTCCATCATCTTGTCGTGGGCGGGAGCCATCTGTCGCACCGTGGAGAGAGGGAACCGTGTCAACGGCCGGGTGCTCTGTACACCATACGCGTCGTATATTGCCTTGGTATTCATTTTTTCTTCGCTACCTCCCGCTGCTGAGTCGTAGCACCAACGAGGGGATATTTTGCGAGCTGTCAGATTTACATTGGTGGCACGACGCCTTCCTACTGTAATGTCTTGGTTACCCTTTGCCCTCCAGAATGTTCATCTCAACTCGTTCCCCCGTTGGTGTTACTGCGTACAAGCTGTCGATAGGGAGCACTTACAAAGAGGAAACAAGACACGCTTTTTGATGGTTTGAGGCTTGCGGGCGCCACCAAGGATCTTTCCAACCCCTCTTTGTACAGCGGCGAGCGGCTGGTGCCTTTGTTCTAATTTCTAATATTACTGTACCACAaactcactcactcactcacacCTCTTTTGAATAGCCATCAGGGCAATAAGAAAGTAGTACTCCATAGTGGAGGAGAAAACAATACGGAGGGCCATGTTGAATTTTCGTGGCCGGCATGCGCAAAAGAAGCAATCTGCATCGTGTGCCGCACCCGGTCCTCAAGTTAAATGCGAATGTGGATTATAATTCCCAAGCGTCTGGCCAGCCCGATGGTAAAACCGGCCAAGTTTTGCTTTGTTTGTATTTTCTGGTGATATCTTGGCTACGGATAACTACTGCGAGAAAACGAATGTTGGGCCTATAAGACGGACCCTGTTATCGACATCCCGTGTCTTTGATACCCTGGCTTGGCGCGGACTCGGAAGATAGGGGCGGTGTGCCGCGGGTGAGGgcagtc is part of the Metarhizium brunneum chromosome 4, complete sequence genome and harbors:
- the vps24 gene encoding Vacuolar protein sorting-associated protein 24; translated protein: METFRNLFAKPDPQAQFRKCNALIRSNIRKLDRDITANKQNEIKIKNLIIQADKRAQKDPARAKQAQKEVRDFAHELVRQRRASARTITSKAQLNSVQMQVNEAFAVRKIEGSIRSSVGIMKDLNRLIRLPEMAQTMQQLSTELMKAGIIEEMVEDILPEDGEMLMEDEGEVDKVLGEILKDRKEPSLPVAPVPEPQTQEVEEEEEEDAEAMMDQMRNRLDALRS